From one Dermacentor andersoni chromosome 1, qqDerAnde1_hic_scaffold, whole genome shotgun sequence genomic stretch:
- the fwe gene encoding calcium channel flower: MFPNVGKIDDKGPGGPSDDAPWWLRYLGRFVGTVSALVAIGLGAQLAVLSAITISSACLLAAILQMIVGMMVALIEAPCFCAFLEFAQAPGNFFDRKPYWYKALLYGVGGVLPVALCGGVTTFFGGGLVFVAGCIYGIMAMGRKASADEMRARATSTANLVPSSGDVEAPSGDKFTPS; this comes from the exons ATGTTTCCCAACGTCGGCAAAATCGACGACAAGGGCCCCGGAGGCCCCAGTGACGACGCGCCGTGGTGGCTACGGTACTTGGGCAGGTTCGTAGGAACTGTCAGTGCGCTCG TTGCCATTGGTCTCGGCGCGCAGTTGGCGGTGCTCTCTGCCATCACCATATCATCGGCATGCCTTTTGGCCGCTATTCTGCAAAT GATTGTTGGCATGATGGTGGCCCTGATTGAGGCACCATGTTTCTGTGCTTTTCTCGAGTTCGCCCAGGCTCCAGGGAACTTCTTTGACCGCAAACCATACTGGTACAAGGCGCTTCTGTACGGGGT GGGTGGTGTGCTACCTGTGGCACTGTGCGGTGGCGTGACTACTTTCTTTGGTGGTGGCTTGGTATTTGTGGCTGGATGCATTTATGGAATCATGGCCATGGGTCGCAA AGCCAGTGCCGACGAAATGAGAGCTCGTGCCACAAGTACCGCCAACCTGGTTCCGTCCAGTGGAGACGTGGAAGCACCATCGGGGGACAAGTTTACACCCAGCTAA